The following coding sequences lie in one Helicoverpa zea isolate HzStark_Cry1AcR chromosome 14, ilHelZeax1.1, whole genome shotgun sequence genomic window:
- the LOC124636272 gene encoding uncharacterized protein LOC124636272: protein MPEDSKKNNDKKRGDPKDQRKPRQRHQQGGTDKKAEKKTEEPKNAPKVTVPQKPVYESPPPEFFKNLKRETDEILKITEEESAKYKKKEIQSNWSKYEMPIDTYDEIEEQENMGADYEKLIQAPLSIGGHFQFKHEKSWDMNTGPSLYDEYFDINMEELNIALCSIPFYKRNSIDETRFSETDILTMNNRSTRFKQKYYNDKSYSTSETEAQDKILRNLMKEDNAEKERDTSNDIEIKCDSDRKTSAEPDNKQNVSNDDHLDLKTETNDEPTQKVEENVKREETIHETKHKNKTDSKYEELDDLVFGNTKELTKLPEIEKDVTPSPTKEVVCHTENKPVAAKSSPVTLSATPEVPKTNLPPTSASTKAAHIPVETKKTPVIESPEDLEKWLDDFLDG from the exons ATGCCAGAAGATTCGAAAAAGAACAA TGACAAGAAAAGGGGCGATCCAAAAGACCAGAGGAAGCCTCGGCAGCGGCACCAGCAAGGAGGAactgataaaaaggctgaaaaGAAAACAGAAGAGCCTAAGAATGCTCCTAAAG TTACAGTGCCTCAAAAACCAGTATATGAAAGTCCTCCtccagaatttttcaaaaatttaaaaagagAAACAGATGAAATCCTCAAAATTACCGAAGAAGAAAGTgcaaaatacaaaaagaaagaaattcAAAGCAACTGGTCTAAGTATGAGATGCCTATTGATACTTATGATGAAATTGAAGAACAAGAAAATATGGGAGCTGATTATGAG aaactaATACAAGCTCCGCTATCAATCGGCGGACATTTCCAGTTTAAACACGAAAAATCCTGGGACATGAACACAGGCCCTTCATTATACGAcgaatattttgatattaatatggAAGAACTGAATATCGCACTTTGCTCTATtccattttataaaagaaactCAATAGACGAAACAAGATTCTCTGAAACAGATATTCTAACTATGAATAATAGATCAACAAGGTTCAAACAGAAATATTACAATGATAAATCTTATTCAACCTCAGAAACAGAAGCTCAAGATAAAATACTTAGAAACCTAATGAAGGAAGATAATGCAGAGAAAGAAAGAGATACAAGTAATGACATTGAAATTAAATGCGATAGTGATCGTAAAACTAGTGCAGAGCCAGATAACAAGCAAAATGTATCCAATGATGATCACTTAGATttaaaaacagaaacaaatgaCGAACCTACTCAGAAAGTCGAAGAAAATGTAAAGAGGGAAGAAACAATTCATgagacaaaacataaaaacaaaacagactCTAAATATGAAGAACTTGACGATCTCGTTTTTGGGAATACTAAAGAACTTACAAAATTACCCGAAATCGAAAAAGATGTAACTCCAAGTCCCACAAAAGAAGTTGTGTGCCATACTGAAAATAAACCAGTTGCCGCTAAGTCGAGTCCGGTTACCCTTAGTGCGACACCTGAGGTTCCTAAAACAAACCTCCCGCCGACCTCCGCTAGTACCAAAG cGGCACACATACCAGTGGAAACAAAGAAAACTCCAGTTATCGAATCTCCAGAAGATCTTGAAAAATGGCTAGACGACTTTTTAGATggataa
- the LOC124636271 gene encoding uncharacterized protein LOC124636271 codes for MGSEKDRLSDPGDGEDIPSDFFDDFTRDEFMEGLSVIDSWDDEDGGSKRREMRRINMETIDSVKDLRELISDKEDTKQRTPNIKFEDKYKWRKQDHEGEGSSTSADNFTKPGSRRDPNKTNEAIKKDKEVKVKEYLAKHLESSDDLRPPGTELDDYFDGDKSKERKKSPKRVSEGVEPPHRPAWTRKEPYRSPRRVSPQRRRYSPHFRRSPPRYIRPRFSPHKHFRKRYSPPRHSPRRYSPSRPRAHSPLRRRRSSRSPVRRPYESRRSRSPRSRSPHKTDSFLYPTDPQGAPGYPLDNSMTYQPELGAVYSAPNEFSSVAPGYSYPQGMAYGTGFPAPYSYGTQPTIPGSVPVPGPLPLPTINPVPAPPLNAVPAPAMVPAPASTLPVLEQKTPYDALAQLVAEGKISQEDYLKLAPNKGVSSCLDSKTMTGVMSRCNEAIRKLEKLVLPNHLMMNNHIIGVEPKSLESKFCSPLKRQAVIEFNFTKTNGPTLAQQNKQLVESIITTIGLDKVVSRYKRKLRKDVKDAAVQTTKPYCDVCEIRESTKFHEVGTAVDPEHFSCTVHTQVVEHDLVNSKSVFNPTGSASEGAPISISHLTPAQLVSQLAARAKTLKQSSPVPPSMHQNQFGRRNPNYDYDGRGGGQQQYHHGYNQYRY; via the exons ATGGGGAGTGAAAAAGATCGATTGTCGGACCCGGGCGACGGCGAAGATATACCAAGTGATTTCTTTGACGACTTCACCAGGGATGAGTTTATGGAAGGTTTGAGTGTTATAGACAGCTGGGACGATGAAGATGGGGGCAGCAAGCGACGGGAGATGCGGCGCATCAACATGGAGACCATCGACAGTGTCAAAGACCTCCGGGAACTGATTAGTGATAAAGAGGACACCAAACAGAGGACTCCGAATATAAAGTTCGAAGATAAGTACAAGTGGCGCAAGCAGGACCACGAGGGAGAAGGCAGCAGCACATCCGCGGATAATTTCACCAAGCCCGGCAGCAGACGGGATCCGAACAAGACCAACGAAGCCATCAAGAAAGACAAAGAAGTAAAAGTGAAAGAGTATCTTGCGAAACATTTGGAGTCATCGGATGATCTTCGGCCACCTGGCACAGAGTTGGACGACTATTTTGATGGTGATAAATCTAAAGAACGTAAGAAATCTCCTAAGCGCGTCTCAGAGGGCGTGGAACCGCCGCATCGCCCCGCATGGACGAGAAAGGAACCTTACCGGAGCCCTCGTCGCGTGAGCCCTCAACGTCGAAGATATAGTCCTCATTTTCGCAGGAGTCCACCACGCTACATCCGACCGCGATTCAGTCCTCATAAGCACTTCAGGAAGCGGTACAGCCCTCCAAGACACAGTCCAAGAAGATATAGTCCTTCACGGCCACGCGCACACAGTCCCCTTCGCCGGCGGCGGTCATCCAGATCTCCAGTGAGGCGGCCTTACGAGTCTCGAAGATCACGCTCGCCAAGATCTCGTAGCCCACATAAAACAGACTCTTTCCTGTACCCAACTGACCCACAGGGAGCACCCGGCTACCCTCTTGATAATTCTATGACCTATCAGCCAGAGCTGGGCGCAGTATATAGTGCGCCTAATGAATTTTCTAGTGTTGCTCCTGGATATTCTTATCCTCAGGGGATGGCATATGGAACTGGTTTTCCAGCTCCATATAGCTATGGGACACAACCGACTATTCCGGGCAGTGTTCCCGTTCCCGGGCCACTTCCTCTGCCAACTATAAACCCTGTGCCAGCACCCCCTCTCAATGCAGTGCCGGCTCCTGCCATGGTGCCAGCGCCTGCATCTACTCTTCCTGTCTTAGAACAGAAAACACCCTATGATGCTTTGGCacaa TTAGTTGCAGAGGGAAAAATTTCTCAAGAAGATTATCTTAAGCTTGCACCAAATAAAG gtGTAAGCAGTTGTTTGGATTCAAAAACCATGACTGGAG TTATGTCTCGGTGCAATGAAGCTATAAGGAAGTTGGAGAAGTTGGTCCTGCCCAATCATTTGATGATGAACAACCATATTATTGGAGTGGAACCTAAATCCTTGGAGTCCAAATTTTGTTCGCCGCTGAAGAGACAAGCAGTAATCGAATTCAACTTCACGAAGACCAATGGACCCACATTGGCTCAACAGAACAAGCAGTTGGTGGAGAGCATCATCACTACTATTGGATTGGACAAGGTGGTCTCCAGATACAAGAGGAAACTGCGTAAGGACGTGAAGGATGCTGCTGTACAAACAACAAAACCCTATTGCGACGTTTGTGAAATACGCGAGTCCACAAAGTTCCACGAAGTTGGCACGGCTGTTGATCCTGAACACTTTAGTTGTACTGTTCACACGCAAGTTGTGGAACACGATTTAGTTAATTCTAAATCTGTGTTCAACCCGACCGGTAGTGCTTCTGAAGGAGCTCCTATCTCTATATCTCACCTGACTCCTGCGCAGTTGGTGTCCCAGCTGGCGGCGCGCGCGAAGACGCTCAAGCAATCATCGCCTGTACCGCCATCAATGCATCAGAACCAGTTCGGCAGAAGAAACCCTAACTACGACTACGACGGCAGAGGTGGAGGCCAGCAGCAATATCACCATGGTTACAACCAGTATCGTTATTAA